The DNA region TAAAGTCATAGTATTAGGCAATTCAATTAAGTCTGAAAAACTCGCGCGATCGCGGGAACTCAAGTTTTACTTCAGCATTCGGGAGTTTTCTCTAAAATATCCCTCTTATGTAAAGTTGTTTTATTACTCAAACAGTCAAGATATTAAACTCACTCAAATATCGATCGGGATTATTCAAGCCACGTTATCTTTAACCAAAATTTCAAACAACGGAGGAAATTCATTTGTCTGATCGAATTCGCGTTGCTATTCTGGGTGCAACCGGAGCAGTCGGTACGGAATTAATTGAACTGTTAGAAAAGCGGAACTTTCCCCTGACTGAGCTAAAACTGCTCGCTTCTAGTCGTTCCGCAGGGCGAACTCTTCTTTTTAAAGGGAAGGAGTTATCGGTAGAAGCAGTGAGTGAGAACGCTTTTGGAGATGTCGATTTAGTCTTGGCTTCTGCGGGAGGCTCCACCTCCAAAGCTTGGGCAAGCAAAATTGTTGAAGCGGGTGCAGTGATGGTGGATAACTCCAGCGCCTTTCGGCTCGATCCGAACGTGCCACTCATCGTCCCCGAAATCAATCCCGACGCAGCAGCCAACCACCAAGGCATCATTGCCAATCCCAACTGCACGACGATTTTGATGGGAGTTGCGGTTTATCCCCTCCACCAAATTCAACCCATCAAACGGATTCTTGTCTCCACCTATCAATCTGCGTCGGGGGCAGGGGCGCGAGCAATGGAAGAAGTTAAGGTTCAATCTCAAGCGATTTTGAACGGGCAATCTCCAACGCCGGAAATTTTTCCCTATCCTTTGGCATTTAATTTATTTCCTCACAATTCCCCCCTAAACGATCGCGGATATTGTGAAGAAGAGATGAAAATGGTCAACGAAACGCGCAAGATTTTTGGCGCGCCGGATTTGCGAGTCAGCGCGACTTGCGTGCGAGTTCCCATTCTGCGCGCCCATTCAGAAGCGATCAATTTGGAATTTGAGGAACCTTTTGCTGTCGATCGCGCGAGAGAAATTTTAGCCCAAGCACCCGGCGTTCGGCTCGTGGAAAACTGGCAAGAAAATCACTTCCCCATGCCAATGGAGGCGACGGGAGAAGATGACGTTTTAGTGGGACGCATTCGCCAGGATATTTCCCATCCCTGCGGATTGGAACTGTGGCTCAGTGGCGACCAAATTCGCAAAGGCGCGGCGCTGAATGCCGTCCAAATCGCTGAATTATTGGTACAAAAGAAGTTACTAAATCCCGTGGAAACCGCTTCGATTTCTGCCTAAATGCAGGGAAATCGCGAACTTTTGCAACTTCAAGAGTTGTTAAGGTTAAAAATCGAACCCCCCGCAACTTAAAATCCTATCGCCAAAAACTGAAATTAGCTGAGGAGTGAATGACAGTGTGGTAAGTTTTGGACGAGTAATTACAGCGATGATCGTGCCATTCCAGGAAGATGGCAATGTCAATTATGCAATGGTCGAACAACTCGCAGCTCATTTAGTCGAGCAGGGAAGCGATGGAATTCTCGTGTGCGGCACGACTGGGGAATCCCCAACATTGACCTGGCAAGAAGAACACGAACTCTTCCGAGTCGTGCAACAAGCGGTTGCTCCTGGGGCAAAAGTCTTAGTGGGAACTGGCTCGAACTCGACCGCAGAAGCGATCGCGGCAACCCAAAAAGCTGCTAAACTGGGTATTGATGGAACTTTGCAAGTGGTTCCTTACTACAATAAACCCCCTCAAGCGGGTTTGTACGAACATTTCCGCGCGATCGCGCGCGCTTGCCCCGACCTGCCACTCATGCTGTACAACATTCCGGGGCGTACGAGCGTCAACCTTCAACCCGAAACCGTTGCTCGACTCGCGGAAATAGAGAATATTGTTGCCATTAAAGAAGCCAGTGGCAATTTGGATATTGCCAGTGAAATCCGCGCCCAAACGCCTTCTTCTTTTGCCATCTATTCCGGCGATGACTCCCTAACCCTACCCCTCCTCGCAGTGGGTGCGGTAGGCGTTGTCAGCGTCGCCAGCCATTTAGTGGGTTCCCAACTACAGCAGATGATTCAAGAATTTGAAGCGGGAAAAATCGAGACAGCAAGAGAAATTCATCTCAAACTCTTACCCCTCTTTAAAACTCTGTTCTGTACCACCAGCCCCATCCCCGTCAAAGCCGCTTTGAAATTGCAAGGTTGGGCAGTAGGTGGCGTTCGTCCCCCTCTATGCGAGATGCCAGAGGAACTTCAAAAAACCCTGAAATCGGTTTTGAATTCCCTGTCCCTGATTTGAAAAACAAGTTTCCAGCACAACTCAATGGGTTAACACCCCTGTCATTGGTTTTTGCTTAATGAACCAGTGACTCGTAACAAATGAACAAGGAAGAACTAAAAAATGAGTAAAAAAGACACTAAATCCTCCCTGAAAATTATTCCCCTCGGCGGACTGCACGAAATTGGTAAAAACACGTGCATTTTTGAGTACGAAGACGAAATGATCCTGCTGGATGCGGGGTTAGGATTTCCCACCGATGGAATGCACGGCGTAAATATCGTGTTGCCCGACATGAGCTACGTGCGGGAAAATCGTCATAAAATTAAAGGCGCGATCGTCACCCACGGTCACGAAGATCATATCGGTGGCATCGCCTACCACCTCAAACAATTCGATATCCCGATCATTCACGGTCCTCGCTTGGCAATGAGCCTCCTGCGAGACAAACTCGAAGAAGCGGGCGTTTCTGGCAGAACGCAACTCAACAGCGTTTCCCCAAGGGAAATGGTGCGGATTGGTAAATCTTTTATGGTGGAGTATATTCGCAATACCCACTCGATCGCGGATAGTTTCTCAGTTGCCATTCACACCCCCCTGGGAGTCATTATTCATACTGGCGACTTCAAAATTGACTACACCCCCGTCGATGGGGAATTCTACGACCTCCATCGCCTCGCAGAACACGGTGAAAAAGGCGTACTGTGTTTGTTGAGCGACTCCACCAACGCAGAAGTTCCCGGACACACCCCCTCAGAACAATCCGTTTATCCCAATCTCGATCGGATTTTTGCTCAAACCCAGGGACGGTTGATGGTAACGACCTTTGCCTCCTCAGTGCATCGAGTCAATATCATTTTGCAACTGGCGCAAAAACACAATCGGAAAGTGGCGGTTGTTGGGCGGTCGATGCTCAACGTCATCGCTCACGCGCGCAACCTCGGCTACATTAAATGTCCCGACGAGGTATTTGAACCCCTCAGATCCGTCAATCGCTTGCCAGACGAGAAAATCTTGATTTTGACGACGGGTTCCCAAGGAGAGACTTTAGCCGCCCTGACGCGGATTTCCAGAGGCGAACACCGACAGATTAAAGTCCGTTCCGGCGATACAATTGTCTTCTCTGCCAACCCAATCCCTGGAAACACCCTAGCGGTTGTAGATACAATCGATCGCCTGATGATGCAAGGCGCAAACGTCATTTACGGTCGCAAGCACGGGATTCACGTTTCCGGTCACGGCGCTCAGGAAGATCACAAGTTAATGTTGGCGCTCACAAAACCAAAGTTCTTTGTTCCCGTTCACGGTCAGCATC from Lusitaniella coriacea LEGE 07157 includes:
- a CDS encoding ribonuclease J, producing the protein MSKKDTKSSLKIIPLGGLHEIGKNTCIFEYEDEMILLDAGLGFPTDGMHGVNIVLPDMSYVRENRHKIKGAIVTHGHEDHIGGIAYHLKQFDIPIIHGPRLAMSLLRDKLEEAGVSGRTQLNSVSPREMVRIGKSFMVEYIRNTHSIADSFSVAIHTPLGVIIHTGDFKIDYTPVDGEFYDLHRLAEHGEKGVLCLLSDSTNAEVPGHTPSEQSVYPNLDRIFAQTQGRLMVTTFASSVHRVNIILQLAQKHNRKVAVVGRSMLNVIAHARNLGYIKCPDEVFEPLRSVNRLPDEKILILTTGSQGETLAALTRISRGEHRQIKVRSGDTIVFSANPIPGNTLAVVDTIDRLMMQGANVIYGRKHGIHVSGHGAQEDHKLMLALTKPKFFVPVHGQHRMLVQHAKMAHSMGIPKENMVLIDNGDIVELTEDSIRVAGQVPSGLQLVDRAGVVHDKVLKERQQLAEDGVVTVAAAINWDLQLLAKPEIHLRGVVTAVERSLLHQLVIRTIERTLNNRAKDTAQSPKGESGEMDWTGLRLEIESGLQRLANRELQSRPLVVFLLQTPEAAPAKPSRRRRSSATSVAP
- a CDS encoding aspartate-semialdehyde dehydrogenase translates to MSDRIRVAILGATGAVGTELIELLEKRNFPLTELKLLASSRSAGRTLLFKGKELSVEAVSENAFGDVDLVLASAGGSTSKAWASKIVEAGAVMVDNSSAFRLDPNVPLIVPEINPDAAANHQGIIANPNCTTILMGVAVYPLHQIQPIKRILVSTYQSASGAGARAMEEVKVQSQAILNGQSPTPEIFPYPLAFNLFPHNSPLNDRGYCEEEMKMVNETRKIFGAPDLRVSATCVRVPILRAHSEAINLEFEEPFAVDRAREILAQAPGVRLVENWQENHFPMPMEATGEDDVLVGRIRQDISHPCGLELWLSGDQIRKGAALNAVQIAELLVQKKLLNPVETASISA
- the dapA gene encoding 4-hydroxy-tetrahydrodipicolinate synthase; translated protein: MVSFGRVITAMIVPFQEDGNVNYAMVEQLAAHLVEQGSDGILVCGTTGESPTLTWQEEHELFRVVQQAVAPGAKVLVGTGSNSTAEAIAATQKAAKLGIDGTLQVVPYYNKPPQAGLYEHFRAIARACPDLPLMLYNIPGRTSVNLQPETVARLAEIENIVAIKEASGNLDIASEIRAQTPSSFAIYSGDDSLTLPLLAVGAVGVVSVASHLVGSQLQQMIQEFEAGKIETAREIHLKLLPLFKTLFCTTSPIPVKAALKLQGWAVGGVRPPLCEMPEELQKTLKSVLNSLSLI